The Pseudomonadota bacterium genome includes a region encoding these proteins:
- a CDS encoding DUF494 domain-containing protein codes for MKENVLDLLMYLFENYIYDEPEAEPDREELSDSLEEAGFSSGEIERAFAWLDGLAEQRRLPEIDGHERNPLRVFTNEEMRRLDVDARGFLLYLENVGVLDPPRREMVIDRLAALDSAEIGIGDVKWVVLMVLFNQPGQEANYAWMEDLMFDEEGEFRH; via the coding sequence ATGAAGGAAAACGTACTCGACCTGCTGATGTACCTGTTCGAGAACTATATCTATGACGAGCCCGAGGCAGAACCCGATCGCGAGGAGCTCAGCGACAGCCTTGAGGAAGCCGGCTTTTCCAGCGGCGAGATCGAGCGCGCCTTTGCCTGGCTGGACGGCCTCGCGGAGCAGCGCAGGCTGCCGGAAATCGACGGCCATGAGCGCAATCCGCTGCGGGTATTCACCAACGAGGAGATGCGACGGCTCGATGTCGATGCGCGCGGTTTCCTTCTGTATCTGGAAAACGTTGGCGTTCTGGACCCGCCACGGCGCGAGATGGTCATCGACCGGCTTGCCGCGCTCGACAGCGCCGAGATCGGCATCGGCGACGTCAAGTGGGTGGTATTGATGGTGCTGTTCAATCAGCCCGGCCAGGAGGCCAACTACGCGTGGATGGAGGATCTGATGTTTGACGAGGAAGGAGAATTCCGGCACTGA
- a CDS encoding TIGR00730 family Rossman fold protein, whose protein sequence is MPVHCVTVYAASSQALDATYTEAANRLGHLLAVSGLRIVYGGGSTGLMGALADGALAAGGEVHGIIPEFLTRVERGHGGLTCLEVVADMRTRKARMLAEADAVIALPGGCGTFEELFEAMTLKRLGQFLGPIILVNVNGYYDRLLQFMQYSVEQRFMNRTHLDMWQRVDQPEAVPAALEGATAWSRDSALACAVRRDS, encoded by the coding sequence ATGCCGGTTCATTGTGTCACGGTATACGCCGCATCAAGCCAGGCGCTCGATGCCACCTACACTGAAGCCGCCAACCGGCTGGGGCATCTGTTGGCCGTTTCCGGTCTGCGCATTGTTTACGGCGGCGGCAGCACCGGACTGATGGGTGCCCTGGCCGACGGCGCGCTGGCCGCGGGCGGCGAAGTGCACGGCATCATTCCGGAGTTTCTCACCCGGGTCGAACGGGGACACGGCGGCCTCACTTGTCTGGAAGTGGTGGCAGACATGCGTACGCGCAAGGCCCGGATGCTGGCCGAAGCCGACGCCGTCATAGCCCTGCCCGGCGGCTGCGGCACCTTTGAAGAACTGTTCGAGGCCATGACGCTCAAGCGCCTCGGCCAGTTCCTTGGTCCCATCATACTGGTCAACGTTAACGGCTACTATGACAGATTGCTCCAGTTCATGCAGTACAGCGTCGAGCAACGCTTCATGAACCGCACCCACCTGGACATGTGGCAGAGGGTCGATCAGCCGGAGGCCGTGCCCGCGGCACTGGAAGGGGCCACGGCCTGGTCCCGAGACAGCGCGCTGGCCTGCGCCGTGCGCCGCGATTCATGA
- the recQ gene encoding DNA helicase RecQ, which produces MSRQDRSLILTPARDRPSDARTLLREVFGYPQFRGQQARIIATVAAGDNALVLMPTGGGKSMCYQIPALMRPGTAVVVSPLIALMRDQVEALRHNGVAAAVLNSSLDARALQRTEQRLAEGDLELVYIAPERLLRESTLRLLERTRLALFAIDEAHCVSQWGHDFRPEYLKLDALRKRFPDVPRVALTATADDRTRDDIRRTLLADGAETFIDSFDRPNLHYTVALKHNARRQLLDFINGRHRGESGIVYCLSRRRAEQAAEWLNAAGLAALPYHAGLESTRRQIVQDRFLNEDGIVICATIAFGMGIDKPDVRFVAHLDLPRSIEAYYQETGRAGRDGLEADAWMVYSLADVVRIRQLQASSTAAAAQQRLERERLEALLAYCEQAGCRRPALLGYFGEDHPGGCERCDNCLNPPKTWDATEAARKALSCVFRTGQRFGAGHVIDVLTGRCTERAEQLGHYRLSTFGIGKDIDKRTWHSVFRQLLAAGQLVPDPQGHGGLQLSERCRALLRGEQTIRMRRDPRPARSGRSADQSSESTDTSSPLWQTLRQWRLETARSEGVPPYVIFHDATLAAIAARRPRTLDELGRISGIGQHKQAKYGQAVLTVLTAAKD; this is translated from the coding sequence ATGTCGCGGCAGGACCGTTCGCTGATCCTCACGCCGGCCCGGGATCGTCCAAGCGATGCCCGGACTCTCCTGCGTGAGGTGTTCGGCTACCCACAATTCCGCGGCCAGCAGGCGCGCATCATTGCCACCGTGGCAGCCGGAGACAATGCGCTGGTGCTGATGCCCACCGGCGGCGGCAAGTCGATGTGCTACCAGATTCCGGCGCTCATGCGGCCCGGCACCGCCGTGGTCGTTTCGCCGCTGATCGCACTGATGCGCGACCAGGTCGAGGCGTTGAGGCACAACGGCGTGGCAGCGGCAGTACTCAATTCATCGCTCGATGCCCGCGCGCTGCAGCGCACTGAGCAACGGCTGGCCGAGGGCGACCTCGAGCTCGTCTACATTGCGCCGGAGCGTCTGCTGCGCGAGTCGACGCTACGGCTGCTCGAACGCACCCGACTGGCCTTGTTCGCGATCGACGAGGCCCATTGCGTGTCCCAGTGGGGACACGATTTCCGGCCCGAGTATCTCAAGCTCGACGCTCTGCGCAAGCGCTTTCCGGACGTTCCCCGGGTGGCGCTGACCGCCACCGCCGACGACCGCACCCGCGACGACATCCGGCGCACCCTGCTGGCCGATGGAGCCGAGACATTCATCGACAGCTTCGATCGCCCCAACCTCCACTACACTGTCGCCCTCAAGCACAACGCCCGCCGTCAGCTGCTTGACTTCATCAACGGCCGGCACCGGGGCGAGTCGGGCATCGTCTATTGCCTGTCCAGGCGGCGGGCCGAACAGGCTGCCGAGTGGCTCAATGCCGCCGGACTGGCGGCACTGCCCTATCACGCCGGACTGGAGAGCACGCGGCGCCAGATCGTTCAGGATCGCTTTCTCAACGAGGACGGTATTGTCATCTGCGCGACCATTGCGTTCGGCATGGGCATTGACAAGCCCGACGTCCGCTTTGTTGCGCACCTCGACTTGCCCAGAAGCATCGAGGCCTACTATCAGGAAACCGGGCGAGCCGGCCGTGACGGACTCGAAGCGGACGCCTGGATGGTCTACAGTCTGGCTGACGTCGTGCGCATTCGCCAGCTGCAGGCCAGCTCGACAGCAGCCGCGGCCCAGCAGCGCCTCGAGCGCGAGCGTCTGGAGGCATTGCTGGCCTACTGCGAACAAGCGGGCTGTCGACGCCCGGCGCTGCTCGGCTATTTTGGCGAGGACCATCCCGGCGGCTGCGAACGCTGCGACAACTGTCTCAACCCGCCCAAGACCTGGGACGCAACCGAAGCCGCGCGCAAGGCACTGTCATGCGTCTTTCGTACCGGCCAGCGATTCGGTGCCGGCCACGTCATCGACGTACTCACCGGCCGGTGCACAGAGCGCGCCGAACAGCTCGGCCACTACCGACTGAGCACCTTTGGTATTGGCAAAGACATCGACAAACGCACCTGGCACTCGGTCTTTCGCCAGCTGCTGGCCGCCGGCCAGCTCGTGCCCGACCCGCAGGGTCACGGCGGCCTGCAGCTGTCCGAGCGCTGTCGGGCGCTGCTGCGCGGAGAGCAGACCATCCGCATGCGCCGCGACCCGAGGCCGGCCCGCTCGGGCCGGTCGGCCGACCAATCATCTGAATCCACCGATACCAGCTCGCCGCTGTGGCAGACGCTGCGGCAGTGGCGACTCGAAACCGCCCGCTCGGAAGGTGTTCCACCCTACGTGATCTTTCACGACGCCACTCTGGCGGCGATCGCCGCCAGGCGACCCCGGACCCTTGACGAGCTCGGCAGGATCAGCGGAATCGGCCAGCACAAGCAGGCCAAGTACGGCCAGGCCGTACTGACCGTCCTGACCGCTGCAAAGGACTGA
- the dprA gene encoding DNA-protecting protein DprA, which translates to MPQPERAEAWLRVVLTEGLGPRRLERLQAILPDPLDWPSAGDETLRSAGLDDALIRTLRRPDPNAMQRCLRWLEADHHWLITRDDPLYPPLLQRIPDPPLALFVAGQPDVLVRPQIAIVGSRSATRGGLDHAGSFAHRLARAGFVITSGLAAGVDGAAHRGCLDAGGQTIAVAGTGPDRVYPARHRRLAEDILEGGALISSFPPGTPPLPGNFPARNRIISGASLGVVVIEAGLRSGSLITARLANEQGREVFAIPGSVHNPQARGCHRLIRDGAHLTESADEVIEALAPLAQELAGALEHLLELDGGRNDKGLDESPDLPHILSDPDYQQLLDVIGFDPTPVDTIIERSNLTPAAVSSMLLMLELDGAVVAHAGGRYSRNA; encoded by the coding sequence GTGCCACAACCGGAACGAGCTGAAGCCTGGCTGCGCGTGGTACTGACCGAGGGGCTCGGCCCGCGCCGGCTTGAGCGTCTGCAGGCAATCCTCCCCGATCCACTGGACTGGCCCTCGGCGGGTGACGAAACGCTGCGCTCGGCCGGTCTCGATGATGCACTGATCAGAACGCTGCGCCGACCCGACCCAAACGCCATGCAGCGATGCCTGCGCTGGCTCGAGGCCGACCATCACTGGCTCATCACCCGCGACGATCCGCTGTATCCGCCCCTGCTGCAACGCATTCCCGACCCGCCCCTGGCGCTGTTCGTGGCCGGTCAGCCGGATGTGCTGGTGCGGCCACAGATCGCCATTGTCGGCAGTCGCAGCGCAACGCGCGGCGGTCTCGATCACGCCGGGTCCTTTGCCCATCGGCTGGCCCGCGCCGGCTTCGTGATCACCAGTGGCCTGGCCGCAGGCGTCGACGGCGCAGCCCACCGCGGCTGCCTGGATGCCGGCGGGCAGACGATCGCCGTGGCCGGAACCGGCCCCGACCGCGTCTATCCGGCGCGCCATCGCCGTCTGGCCGAGGACATTCTCGAGGGTGGCGCCCTGATCAGCAGCTTTCCGCCCGGCACGCCGCCCCTGCCGGGCAATTTTCCGGCTCGCAACCGCATCATCAGCGGCGCCAGCCTCGGGGTCGTGGTCATCGAGGCCGGACTGCGCAGCGGCTCTCTGATCACCGCCCGCCTGGCGAACGAGCAGGGCCGGGAGGTATTTGCCATTCCCGGTTCGGTGCACAACCCGCAGGCGCGCGGCTGCCACCGGCTTATTCGCGATGGTGCGCACCTGACCGAGTCGGCCGACGAAGTTATCGAGGCCCTGGCACCGCTGGCACAGGAGCTGGCCGGTGCACTCGAGCATCTGCTTGAGCTCGACGGCGGCCGAAACGACAAAGGCCTTGATGAATCACCCGACTTGCCGCATATCCTCTCAGATCCCGACTATCAGCAACTGCTCGACGTGATCGGCTTTGACCCCACGCCGGTCGACACGATCATCGAGCGTTCCAATTTGACGCCCGCGGCGGTATCCTCCATGCTGCTGATGCTCGAGCTCGACGGCGCAGTCGTCGCTCATGCTGGCGGTCGCTACAGTCGCAATGCCTGA
- a CDS encoding DNA topoisomerase I, whose amino-acid sequence MAKNLLIVESPAKATTINKYLGSEFQVLASYGHIRDLVPKEGAVDPDNNFAMRYDIIERNKKHVDRIVAAARKADAVYLATDLDREGEAISWHIAEILKERGISSDKPIRRVVFSEITQRAIKRAMNEPRDLSGSLVDAQQARRALDYLVGFNLSPLLWKKVRRGLSAGRVQSPALRMIVEREEEIERFEAREYWTIEADLGTNEDDAFSAGLTRLDGRKLEQFDIGNEADANLIRQQVERDAEGHLRVARVKKSQRQRRPQPPFITSTLQQEAARRLRFTTQRTMRIAQQLYEGVDIGSGNQGLITYMRTDSVALASEAISEIRSVIGREFGSQLAPDKPNYYQSKSKNAQEAHEAIRPTSAALTPIRLRSHLSDDQYRLYELIWNRAVASQMVAAIYDTVSAEFDVGRACFRASGSTLIEPGFLRVYRDGRSESDTRLPELGEGDEIPLIAVRPEQHFTEPPPRFSEASLVKALEECGIGRPSTYASIIQTLKDREYVELEKRRFTPTATGRVVAKFLAQHFERYVDYDFTARLEDELDAISRGEHDWIPLLEEFWKPFIERVREKDETVSRQEAQQARELGTDPKTGKPVIVRLGRYGPFAQIGSAEDEEKPQFAGLRPGQKMETITLDEALELFKLPRNLGETPEGEPVQANIGRFGPYIRYGQRHFVSLKQHDPHEITLEQALELIAEHKQQLKERVIRDFGDDGIQVLKGRYGPFVTDGKRNASVPKDVEPEGLTLEDCRKLLAEAPPKGRRGKFGKRKTGGKKAAKKKASKKKASKKKKSARKKTSKKNAASG is encoded by the coding sequence ATGGCAAAAAACCTGCTCATTGTCGAGTCGCCGGCCAAGGCGACGACCATCAACAAGTACCTGGGATCGGAATTCCAGGTGCTGGCCTCCTATGGGCACATCCGTGACCTGGTGCCCAAAGAAGGCGCTGTCGACCCGGACAACAACTTCGCCATGCGCTACGACATCATCGAGCGCAACAAAAAGCACGTCGACCGGATCGTCGCTGCAGCCCGCAAGGCCGATGCGGTCTACCTGGCCACCGACCTTGACCGCGAGGGCGAGGCCATATCCTGGCACATCGCCGAAATCCTGAAAGAGCGCGGCATCAGCAGCGATAAGCCGATTCGCCGGGTCGTGTTTTCGGAAATCACGCAGCGCGCCATCAAGCGGGCCATGAACGAGCCGCGGGATCTGTCGGGTTCACTGGTCGACGCCCAGCAGGCGCGGCGGGCCCTGGACTATCTGGTCGGATTCAATCTCTCGCCGCTGTTGTGGAAGAAGGTGCGGCGCGGCCTGTCGGCGGGCCGCGTGCAGTCGCCGGCACTGCGCATGATCGTCGAGCGCGAGGAGGAAATCGAGCGATTCGAGGCCCGGGAATACTGGACCATTGAAGCGGATCTCGGTACCAACGAGGACGATGCCTTCAGCGCTGGTCTCACGCGCCTCGACGGGCGCAAGCTTGAGCAGTTCGACATTGGCAACGAAGCCGATGCCAACCTCATCCGCCAGCAGGTCGAACGCGATGCCGAAGGGCATTTACGGGTTGCCCGGGTCAAGAAAAGCCAGCGCCAGCGCCGACCGCAACCGCCATTCATCACATCCACGCTGCAGCAGGAAGCGGCGCGCCGTCTGCGTTTCACCACGCAGCGCACGATGCGTATCGCTCAGCAGCTGTATGAAGGCGTCGATATCGGCAGCGGCAACCAGGGTCTGATCACCTACATGCGCACCGACTCGGTCGCTCTGGCCAGCGAGGCAATCAGCGAAATCCGCTCGGTCATCGGGCGCGAATTCGGCAGCCAGCTGGCGCCTGATAAGCCCAACTACTACCAGTCGAAGTCGAAAAACGCGCAGGAGGCGCACGAAGCCATCCGCCCGACATCGGCGGCGCTGACCCCAATCCGACTCAGAAGCCATTTGAGCGACGACCAGTATCGCCTCTACGAGCTGATCTGGAACCGGGCGGTTGCCAGCCAGATGGTTGCCGCCATCTACGATACGGTCAGCGCCGAATTCGACGTCGGCCGGGCCTGCTTTCGCGCATCCGGGTCGACGCTGATCGAACCCGGTTTTCTGCGGGTCTATCGGGATGGGCGCAGCGAGAGCGACACGCGGCTGCCGGAACTCGGCGAGGGCGACGAGATCCCTCTGATTGCGGTCCGGCCAGAGCAGCACTTCACCGAGCCACCGCCACGCTTCTCGGAGGCCAGCCTGGTCAAGGCGCTCGAAGAGTGCGGCATCGGTCGACCGTCGACCTATGCATCCATCATCCAGACCCTCAAGGATCGAGAGTACGTCGAGCTTGAAAAGCGCCGATTTACTCCAACCGCCACCGGTCGCGTCGTTGCCAAATTCCTGGCGCAGCATTTCGAGCGTTATGTCGACTACGACTTCACCGCCCGACTCGAAGACGAACTCGATGCCATTTCGCGCGGCGAGCACGACTGGATACCGCTGCTCGAGGAGTTCTGGAAACCGTTTATCGAACGGGTCCGGGAAAAGGACGAAACAGTGAGCCGCCAGGAGGCTCAGCAAGCTCGCGAGCTCGGTACCGATCCGAAAACCGGCAAGCCGGTCATCGTGCGGCTCGGCCGCTACGGACCGTTCGCCCAGATCGGCAGTGCCGAGGACGAGGAAAAACCGCAGTTCGCCGGCCTGCGACCGGGCCAGAAGATGGAAACCATCACGCTCGACGAAGCACTGGAGCTGTTCAAGCTTCCGCGCAATCTGGGCGAGACACCCGAGGGAGAGCCGGTCCAGGCCAATATCGGCCGCTTCGGCCCCTACATCCGCTACGGCCAGCGCCACTTCGTATCGCTCAAACAGCATGATCCGCACGAAATCACCCTCGAGCAGGCCCTGGAGCTGATCGCCGAGCACAAGCAGCAACTCAAGGAGCGCGTCATTCGGGACTTCGGCGATGACGGGATCCAGGTACTCAAGGGGCGTTATGGTCCGTTTGTAACCGACGGCAAACGCAACGCCAGCGTACCCAAAGACGTCGAGCCGGAAGGGCTGACCCTCGAGGACTGCCGGAAGCTGCTGGCCGAGGCGCCGCCGAAAGGCCGCCGCGGCAAGTTCGGCAAGCGGAAGACCGGCGGCAAGAAAGCAGCGAAGAAAAAAGCATCGAAGAAGAAGGCCTCGAAGAAGAAGAAATCGGCCAGGAAGAAAACCTCTAAAAAGAATGCCGCCTCGGGCTGA
- the tatB gene encoding twin-arginine translocase subunit TatB → MGGIGFSELLLLALVTLLVVGPRRLPEMARLAGQWSRRARSAWESLRSEFQVELDRDHNQRVLDAERRAAEAEGQTDADAPVSSHDRTTPD, encoded by the coding sequence GTGGGCGGCATCGGCTTCAGTGAGCTGCTGCTGCTGGCGCTGGTTACGCTGCTGGTTGTTGGACCCCGGCGGCTGCCGGAAATGGCCCGGCTGGCGGGACAGTGGTCGCGCCGTGCTCGCAGCGCCTGGGAAAGTCTGCGCTCGGAGTTTCAGGTCGAGCTGGATCGTGACCACAATCAGCGCGTGCTCGATGCCGAGCGCCGCGCGGCCGAGGCCGAAGGCCAGACTGATGCCGACGCGCCAGTGAGTTCGCATGACCGAACGACCCCGGACTGA
- the hemF gene encoding oxygen-dependent coproporphyrinogen oxidase, protein MSYCESDLEDIRHYLLDLQDRLCAIFETIDGQASFHEDTWERAAGGGGRTRVIEGGAVFEKGGVSFSHVHGARLPAAASDRRPGLAGRRFRALGVSVVMHPVNPYVPTSHANVRFFVAEAPGKPPIWWFGGGFDLTPCYPFDEDCRFWHRTARDLCTPFGEDVYAEHKRWCDEYFYLKHRNETRGIGGLFFDDLNDWTFETCFAYLRAVGEGYLSAYPPIVEKRKQHAYGQREIDFQRHRRSRYAEFNLIYDRGTLFGLQSGGRPESILMSLPPVACWRYDWQPEPGSAEALLCDYLRARDWLAYY, encoded by the coding sequence ATGTCTTACTGCGAATCGGACCTCGAGGACATCAGGCACTACCTGCTCGACCTGCAGGATCGTCTGTGTGCCATTTTCGAAACCATTGATGGGCAGGCATCCTTCCATGAAGATACATGGGAGCGCGCCGCAGGCGGCGGCGGACGCACGCGCGTGATCGAAGGCGGCGCAGTGTTCGAGAAGGGCGGTGTCAGCTTCTCCCACGTCCACGGCGCCAGGTTGCCCGCCGCGGCCAGTGACCGCAGACCCGGTCTGGCCGGCCGCCGCTTCCGCGCACTCGGCGTTTCCGTGGTCATGCACCCGGTCAACCCCTACGTGCCCACGAGTCACGCCAACGTGCGCTTTTTCGTCGCCGAAGCCCCAGGTAAACCGCCGATATGGTGGTTTGGCGGCGGCTTCGACCTGACTCCCTGCTATCCCTTCGATGAGGACTGCCGCTTCTGGCACCGAACCGCCCGCGACCTCTGCACGCCATTCGGCGAAGACGTCTACGCCGAGCACAAACGCTGGTGCGACGAGTACTTTTACCTGAAACACCGCAACGAAACCCGAGGCATCGGCGGCCTGTTTTTCGACGACCTCAATGACTGGACGTTCGAGACCTGTTTTGCCTACCTGCGCGCCGTTGGCGAGGGCTACCTCAGCGCCTACCCGCCGATCGTCGAGAAGCGCAAGCAGCACGCCTACGGCCAGCGCGAGATCGATTTCCAGCGCCATCGCCGGAGCCGTTACGCCGAGTTCAACCTGATCTATGACCGCGGCACGCTGTTTGGGCTGCAGTCGGGCGGGCGCCCCGAATCCATACTGATGAGTCTGCCGCCTGTGGCCTGCTGGCGCTATGACTGGCAGCCCGAACCGGGCAGCGCGGAAGCGCTTCTGTGCGACTACCTCAGAGCGCGTGACTGGCTTGCCTACTATTAA
- a CDS encoding cytochrome c, whose translation MNDSEHQEEMSFHCKRTPAALGLLVLLLTGCGDGVEEAAVELSPGQEPYLRYCASCHGNQGEGRGPSFPPLAGSEWMELPEEALAAIVLYGLRGEIEVAGQRYRGYMPPLSHISDTDVASIIAFIKTQWGDREVEPDVDGVARARAELSGMRPLEGRPGVEDALESLQ comes from the coding sequence ATGAATGATTCGGAGCACCAGGAAGAGATGAGCTTTCATTGTAAACGTACTCCGGCTGCGCTGGGGTTGCTTGTGCTGCTGCTGACAGGATGCGGTGATGGTGTAGAGGAGGCGGCCGTTGAGCTGTCGCCTGGCCAGGAGCCGTACCTGCGTTACTGTGCCTCCTGCCATGGCAACCAGGGCGAGGGACGGGGGCCGTCGTTTCCGCCGCTGGCCGGCTCGGAGTGGATGGAGCTGCCTGAAGAGGCGCTGGCCGCGATCGTGCTCTACGGACTGCGCGGAGAGATCGAGGTCGCCGGGCAGCGTTATCGCGGTTACATGCCGCCGCTGTCGCATATCAGCGATACGGATGTCGCGTCGATCATCGCCTTCATCAAGACGCAATGGGGCGACCGCGAGGTTGAACCCGATGTGGATGGGGTCGCGCGCGCGCGTGCCGAACTGTCGGGAATGCGCCCGCTCGAAGGCCGGCCGGGCGTCGAAGACGCACTGGAGTCACTGCAGTGA
- a CDS encoding rhomboid family intramembrane serine protease encodes MPPIQPGRATLPAAMIILGVTVVAYFIQQTALNEALRLFALWPLASSSELPAGLGVGFAPWQLVSYGFLHGGIAHLFFNMFALYMFGLPVERVWGMRRFVIYYFVCLVGAGLVQLLVAAMAGEIYPTIGASGAVFGVLLAYGLMFPNSTIVLLIPPIPIKAKYFVVGYGLLTLLFGMTGTMSGVAHFAHLGGMLFGFALIVYWSSRKGRRR; translated from the coding sequence ATGCCGCCAATCCAGCCCGGCCGCGCCACCTTGCCGGCCGCGATGATCATTCTGGGGGTGACGGTCGTTGCCTATTTTATCCAGCAGACCGCGCTCAATGAAGCGCTGAGGCTGTTTGCGCTGTGGCCGCTGGCCAGTTCATCCGAGCTGCCGGCCGGCCTCGGTGTCGGATTCGCTCCCTGGCAGCTGGTGAGCTACGGTTTTCTGCACGGCGGCATTGCGCACCTGTTTTTCAACATGTTTGCGCTCTATATGTTCGGCCTGCCGGTTGAGCGGGTCTGGGGCATGCGACGCTTCGTGATCTATTATTTTGTCTGCCTGGTCGGTGCCGGTCTGGTGCAGCTGCTGGTCGCCGCAATGGCCGGTGAGATCTACCCGACGATTGGTGCATCGGGCGCGGTGTTCGGCGTGTTGCTGGCCTACGGTCTGATGTTTCCCAACAGCACCATCGTGCTTTTGATTCCTCCGATACCGATCAAGGCCAAGTACTTCGTGGTCGGCTATGGCCTGCTGACGCTGCTGTTCGGGATGACCGGCACGATGTCCGGTGTGGCCCATTTCGCCCATCTCGGCGGCATGTTGTTCGGTTTCGCCCTGATCGTGTACTGGAGCAGCCGCAAGGGGCGTCGGCGCTAG
- the tatC gene encoding twin-arginine translocase subunit TatC, whose protein sequence is MTERPRTDPELSLIDHLLELRSRLLRALAAVAVVLLALAPFARSLYSLLAEPLVRHLPAGASMIAIDVASPFLAPFKLVLILAVLVAMPVVLYQLWAFVSPGLYRHEQRLARPLLFMAVALFYAGCAFAYFVVFPIVFAFFAGMAPEGVAMMTDINRYLDFVLTLFLAFGIAFQVPVAIIVLVALGITTPQSLCRMRGYVIVGAFTVAMLITPPDMISQTLLAVPVLALYELGIVAARIMTSRTAHEKGQASN, encoded by the coding sequence ATGACCGAACGACCCCGGACTGATCCCGAGCTGTCGCTGATTGATCATCTGCTGGAGCTGCGCAGTCGACTGCTGCGGGCGCTGGCAGCCGTTGCCGTGGTCCTGCTGGCGCTGGCGCCGTTTGCCCGGTCTCTTTACAGTTTGCTGGCCGAGCCACTCGTCCGCCATCTGCCGGCGGGTGCCAGCATGATTGCCATTGACGTCGCCTCGCCGTTTCTGGCCCCGTTCAAGCTGGTGCTGATCCTGGCGGTCCTGGTGGCGATGCCGGTCGTGCTCTACCAGCTGTGGGCATTCGTTTCTCCAGGCCTTTACCGGCACGAACAGCGGCTCGCGCGACCGCTTCTTTTCATGGCGGTGGCCCTGTTCTATGCGGGCTGCGCGTTTGCCTACTTCGTGGTCTTTCCAATCGTGTTCGCGTTCTTTGCGGGCATGGCGCCGGAAGGCGTGGCGATGATGACCGACATCAACCGCTATCTGGATTTCGTGCTCACCCTGTTCCTCGCCTTCGGGATTGCCTTTCAGGTGCCGGTCGCCATCATCGTACTGGTGGCGCTGGGTATCACGACGCCGCAGTCGCTGTGCCGGATGCGTGGCTACGTGATCGTCGGTGCGTTTACCGTGGCCATGCTGATTACGCCACCGGACATGATCTCACAGACCCTGCTGGCCGTCCCCGTGCTGGCGCTCTACGAGCTTGGCATTGTCGCCGCGCGGATCATGACCAGCCGGACGGCGCACGAAAAGGGTCAGGCCAGCAATTGA
- the tatA gene encoding twin-arginine translocase TatA/TatE family subunit, with product MGIGNIGWFQILVILLIVLLIFGTRRIRTLGSDLGGAIREFRKGVSDDEPGDQSTSQRTTDSDSSERSASGKSD from the coding sequence ATGGGCATTGGCAATATCGGCTGGTTCCAGATTCTCGTTATTTTGCTGATCGTTCTGCTGATTTTCGGTACCCGGCGTATTCGCACGCTGGGCAGCGACCTCGGTGGCGCGATCCGCGAATTCCGAAAAGGGGTGAGTGACGACGAGCCGGGTGACCAGTCCACATCACAGCGGACAACGGATTCCGATTCAAGCGAGCGCTCTGCATCCGGCAAGAGCGACTGA